From the Temnothorax longispinosus isolate EJ_2023e chromosome 6, Tlon_JGU_v1, whole genome shotgun sequence genome, one window contains:
- the LOC139814863 gene encoding uncharacterized protein isoform X7, giving the protein MAIIDGEGNNSSGTNFFEKKVKVGVNKNVKRIIHIGWKHKIDERSKFIHIKEPIAGAKTIELDQAKKYRLAEVKNMILEAMKTEENSKYFEGSVVDIGNYNGEIYDDFRSCSEKNFWDFVQKIRSRNSTLRLYLLTQKKSVPNRKTTENSFLEDKQLSQMSQISLPVNQIKNVFSSKLNDLNIEQNRNKRRNFPSAEECSSKKKILFTTKNSAAISSKIHIITNEVISKENVNKKRNFSSAVELSSKKSIKFTTENRAAASSKIHILTNDFESKENLPNNRQTVHNVHLSIPVIDEKNIHFSEILLGKGAFGTVKRATWLGTDVAVKTIELSTSNKYIIREMNIMDKVRHPNIISIMAVSFSQSQCHIVMEYFDSESLRSVLFHGNSKLKLKLNEKNKSLISYQICKAITFLHESRPAILHKDIKPENILVDRHYTTKVCDLGLSKCDAMPSALHTTIGHNFQGTPLYMAPEILIQYKEATIYSDVWSLACVIVELYSQKNVWTLPLGVGYNLINLRGIVSTLKAPNLSKMPIHLRSLLKECFLHEPEKRPSAHTLLNTFKAGTESLE; this is encoded by the exons ATGGCTATTATTGACGGAGAAGGAAACAATTCTTCTGGGacgaatttttttgaaaaaaaagtaaag gtcggtgttaataaaaatgtaaaacgaaTTATTCATATCGGATGGAAACACAAGATAGATGAAAGAAGTAAATTCATTCACATAAAGGAGCCAATCGCAGGTGCCAAGACGATAGAATTGGACCaagcaaaaaaatatcgacTTGCCGAAGTGAAAAATATGATACTCGAGGCAATGAAAACCGAAGAGAATTCTAAATATTTCGAAGGATCGGTCGTTGACATAGGTAATTACAACGGAGAGATTTATGATGATTTTCGCAGTTGTAGTGAAAAAAACTTTTGGGATTTTGTTCAAAAAATTCGTTCAAGGAATTCAacattaagattatatttattgactCAGAAAAAATCAGTACCTAATCGAAAAACGAcagaaaatagttttttagaGGACAAACAATTATCACAAATGAGCCAAATTTCATTGCCAGTGAAtcagataaaaaatgttttctcatCAAAGTTGAACGATCTGAATATTGagcaaaatagaaataaaagacGTAATTTCCCAAGTGCGGAGGAATGcagtagtaaaaaaaaaattctattcacTACCAAAAATAGTGCTGCTATATCAtctaaaattcatattataacaaatgAAGTCATTTccaaagaaaatgtaaataaaaaacgcaatttttcaaGTGCGGTAGAATTGAGtagtaaaaaaagtattaaatttactacagaaaatcgTGCTGCTGCATCGtccaaaattcatattttaacaaatgatTTCGAATCTAAAGAAAATCTGCCTAATAATCGACAAACTGTTCACAATGTGCATCTTTCGATCCCTGTTAtcgacgaaaaaaatatacatttttccgAAATCTTGTTGGGTAAAGGTGCTTTTGGAACAGTGAAACGTGCGACATGGTTAGGAACTGATGTGGCAGTGAAAACTATAGAGTTATCGACCAGTAATAAATACATCATTCGCGAAATGAATATAATGGATAAAGTGAGACATCCgaatataattagtataatggCAGTATCATTTTCTCAATCTCAATGTCACATTGTCATGGAGTACTTCGACAGCGAAAGTTTGCGATCTGTCTTGTTTCATGGTAACTCAAAACtcaaattaaaactaaatgaaaaaaataaatccctTATATCTTATCAAATATGCAAAGCCATCACATTTCTTCATGAGTCAAGACCAGCAATACTGCACAAAGATATAAAACCAGAAAACATCCTTGTGGATAGACACTATACTACAAAAGTGTGTGATCTTGGCTTAAGTAAATGCGATGCGATGCCTTCTGCGCTTCACACCACAATTGGACACAACTTTCAAGGAACACCGCTTTATATGGCTCCTGAGATACTTATACAATACAAAGAAGCTACTATTTATTCTGACGTTTGGTCGCTTGCCTGTGTTATTGTAGAGTTATACTCGCAAAAGAATGTCTGGACTCTGCCTCTTGGGGTAggatacaatttaattaatttaagaggAATTGTCTCCACTTTGAAAGCACCCAATTTATCGAAAATGCCAATTCATTTAAGATCTCTTTTAAAAGAATGTTTTCTTCACGAACCTGAGAAAAGACCAAGTGCCCATACTCTTCTAAATACTTTCAAAg CAGGAACTGAATCTTTGGAATGA
- the LOC139814863 gene encoding uncharacterized protein isoform X4: MNHIIVKDENSTVKLPTQNCRLIPGKIEYRIFYANLSKHPNFKNEGKKKRFQEIMAIIDGEGNNSSGTNFFEKKVKVGVNKNVKRIIHIGWKHKIDERSKFIHIKEPIAGAKTIELDQAKKYRLAEVKNMILEAMKTEENSKYFEGSVVDIGNYNGEIYDDFRSCSEKNFWDFVQKIRSRNSTLRLYLLTQKKSVPNRKTTENSFLEDKQLSQMSQISLPVNQIKNVFSSKLNDLNIEQNRNKRRNFPSAEECSSKKKILFTTKNSAAISSKIHIITNEVISKENVNKKRNFSSAVELSSKKSIKFTTENRAAASSKIHILTNDFESKENLPNNRQTVHNVHLSIPVIDEKNIHFSEILLGKGAFGTVKRATWLGTDVAVKTIELSTSNKYIIREMNIMDKVRHPNIISIMAVSFSQSQCHIVMEYFDSESLRSVLFHGNSKLKLKLNEKNKSLISYQICKAITFLHESRPAILHKDIKPENILVDRHYTTKVCDLGLSKCDAMPSALHTTIGHNFQGTPLYMAPEILIQYKEATIYSDVWSLACVIVELYSQKNVWTLPLGVGYNLINLRGIVSTLKAPNLSKMPIHLRSLLKECFLHEPEKRPSAHTLLNTFKAGTESLE; this comes from the exons ATGAATCACATTATAGTGAAAGATGAAAATAGTACTGTCAAACTGCCAACACAAAATTGCAGG TTAATCCCCGGAAAAATTGAGtacagaattttttatgcTAATTTATCAAAAC ATCCGAACTTCAAAAATGAaggtaaaaagaaaagatttcaGGAAATAATGGCTATTATTGACGGAGAAGGAAACAATTCTTCTGGGacgaatttttttgaaaaaaaagtaaag gtcggtgttaataaaaatgtaaaacgaaTTATTCATATCGGATGGAAACACAAGATAGATGAAAGAAGTAAATTCATTCACATAAAGGAGCCAATCGCAGGTGCCAAGACGATAGAATTGGACCaagcaaaaaaatatcgacTTGCCGAAGTGAAAAATATGATACTCGAGGCAATGAAAACCGAAGAGAATTCTAAATATTTCGAAGGATCGGTCGTTGACATAGGTAATTACAACGGAGAGATTTATGATGATTTTCGCAGTTGTAGTGAAAAAAACTTTTGGGATTTTGTTCAAAAAATTCGTTCAAGGAATTCAacattaagattatatttattgactCAGAAAAAATCAGTACCTAATCGAAAAACGAcagaaaatagttttttagaGGACAAACAATTATCACAAATGAGCCAAATTTCATTGCCAGTGAAtcagataaaaaatgttttctcatCAAAGTTGAACGATCTGAATATTGagcaaaatagaaataaaagacGTAATTTCCCAAGTGCGGAGGAATGcagtagtaaaaaaaaaattctattcacTACCAAAAATAGTGCTGCTATATCAtctaaaattcatattataacaaatgAAGTCATTTccaaagaaaatgtaaataaaaaacgcaatttttcaaGTGCGGTAGAATTGAGtagtaaaaaaagtattaaatttactacagaaaatcgTGCTGCTGCATCGtccaaaattcatattttaacaaatgatTTCGAATCTAAAGAAAATCTGCCTAATAATCGACAAACTGTTCACAATGTGCATCTTTCGATCCCTGTTAtcgacgaaaaaaatatacatttttccgAAATCTTGTTGGGTAAAGGTGCTTTTGGAACAGTGAAACGTGCGACATGGTTAGGAACTGATGTGGCAGTGAAAACTATAGAGTTATCGACCAGTAATAAATACATCATTCGCGAAATGAATATAATGGATAAAGTGAGACATCCgaatataattagtataatggCAGTATCATTTTCTCAATCTCAATGTCACATTGTCATGGAGTACTTCGACAGCGAAAGTTTGCGATCTGTCTTGTTTCATGGTAACTCAAAACtcaaattaaaactaaatgaaaaaaataaatccctTATATCTTATCAAATATGCAAAGCCATCACATTTCTTCATGAGTCAAGACCAGCAATACTGCACAAAGATATAAAACCAGAAAACATCCTTGTGGATAGACACTATACTACAAAAGTGTGTGATCTTGGCTTAAGTAAATGCGATGCGATGCCTTCTGCGCTTCACACCACAATTGGACACAACTTTCAAGGAACACCGCTTTATATGGCTCCTGAGATACTTATACAATACAAAGAAGCTACTATTTATTCTGACGTTTGGTCGCTTGCCTGTGTTATTGTAGAGTTATACTCGCAAAAGAATGTCTGGACTCTGCCTCTTGGGGTAggatacaatttaattaatttaagaggAATTGTCTCCACTTTGAAAGCACCCAATTTATCGAAAATGCCAATTCATTTAAGATCTCTTTTAAAAGAATGTTTTCTTCACGAACCTGAGAAAAGACCAAGTGCCCATACTCTTCTAAATACTTTCAAAg CAGGAACTGAATCTTTGGAATGA